A single Montipora foliosa isolate CH-2021 chromosome 7, ASM3666993v2, whole genome shotgun sequence DNA region contains:
- the LOC138010525 gene encoding uncharacterized protein, whose product MTRLNLAVLFWCLWFARVTHSNGQPEIENSKSVRSTTSPSIHPAPKCVGQNVFFPISGLPVIDRKVLGHVIWTQSVLSEIQCEDQCLRFPDCSGYNYQYSGRTGQKACELMSEIGANLTVSKGYVFRGFERKKFQRTLLGSQQCDD is encoded by the exons ATGACGCGGCTTAATCTTGCAG TTCTTTTTTGGTGTCTGTGGTTCGCCAGAGTGACGCATTCGAATG GACAACCAGAAATAGAAAATAGCAAGAGCGTCAGATCGACAACCAGTCCCTCAATTCATCCAGCCCCAAAATGTGTTGGccaaaatgtattttttccaATTAGCGGATTGCCTGTCATAGACCGCAAGGTTTTGGGTCACGTGATTTGGACTCAGTCTGTTCTCTCAGAGATTCAGTGTGAGGATCAATGCCTGCGATTTCCTGATTGTTCGGGTTACAATTATCAGTACTCAGGGAGGACGGGACAGAAGGCCTGCGAGCTGATGAGCGAGATTGGAGCGAATCTAACGGTCTCTAAAGGATATGTCTTTCGAGGTTTTGAGCGGAAAAAATTTCAACGC